In Cervus elaphus chromosome 5, mCerEla1.1, whole genome shotgun sequence, the following proteins share a genomic window:
- the NSRP1 gene encoding nuclear speckle splicing regulatory protein 1 isoform X4 — MKQTKLEIQKALAEDSTVYEYDSIYDEMQKKKEESNPKLLLGKDRKPKYIHNLLKAVEIRKKEQEKRMEKKIQREREMEKGEFDDKEAFVTSAYKKKLQERAEEEERERRAAALEARLDVTKQRDLSGFYRHLLNQAVGEEEVPTCSFREARSGIKEEKSKGYSDEVSSESRIPHENCISRTGVKVEENPDADSDFDAKSSENDETEENKVNCRREKGTETLQNDSKHHRNPTHSPSSSEEREHGTKCHTKSSKSRGHEKREGQHRERPSREQDSYYTDRDSRKEKKDSHRHRESSHRDAHWKRHEQERLRGRDERERNDREWKREKDREKYPSREQERHRQRNNYDRHNEKGCEKEEKSKEKEERVKARKERYENSDKYRDREKREVSVESSERNRDRKESSPNSRTKDRFLNQERASKMRDMEKDKERNPEKPPSSEASLGAKHRITEECQETGKEQEKPHETVNKFAKRSNEETVMSARDRYLARQMARINAKTYIEKEDD, encoded by the exons ATGAAACAG accaaacTTGAAATTCAGAAGGCTCTTGCAGAAGATTCTACTGTATATGAATATGACAGTATTTATGATGAAatgcagaaaaagaaggaagaaagtaacCCCAAATTGCTTTTGGGAAAAGACCGAAAG CCCAAGTACATTCACAACTTACTGAAAGCAGTTGAAATTagaaaaaaggaacaagaaaaaagaatggaaaagaaaatacagagagaaCGAGAAATGGAAAAGGGAGAATTTGATGATAAAGAGGCATTCGTAACATCTGCTTATAAGAAAAAACTGCAAGAGAGAGctgaagaggaagaaagggaaagaagagctGCTGCACTTGAAG CACGTTTGGATGTAACCAAGCAGAGAGATCTCAGTGGATTTTATAGGCACCTATTAAATCAAGCAGTTGGTGAAGAGGAAGTACCTACATGCAGCTTTCGTGAAGCCAG gtctggaataaaagaagagaaatcaaaagGATATTCTGATGAAGTAAGTTCAGAGAGCAGAATACCTCATGAGAACTGCATTAGCCGAACTGGTGTGAAAGTAGAGGAAAACCCAGATGCAGACAGTGACTTTGATGCTAAGAGCAGTGAGAATGATGAAACGGAGGAAAATAAAGTGAACTGCAGAAGGGAAAAGGGCACAGAGACCTTACAAAATGACTCCAAGCATCACAGGAATCCCACCCACTCACCGTCATCTAGTGAGGAAAGAGAACATGGTACCAAATGCCACACAAAAAGTTCCAAGTCAAGAGGACATGAGAAAAGGGAAGGTCAACACCGAGAGAGACCATCCAGGGAGCAGGACAGCTATTACACTGACCGTGATTCtcgaaaagaaaaaaaggattccCATAGGCACAGAGAGTCCAGTCACAGAGATGCACACTGGAAGAGGCATGAACAAGAGAGACTGAGGGGAAGAGacgagagagaaagaaatgacagagaGTGGAAAAGGGAGAAAGACAGGGAGAAATATCCCTCCAGAGAACAGGAAAGACACAGACAACGAAATAATTATGACCGACACAATGAGAAAGGATgcgagaaggaagagaaaagcaaagaaaaggaagagcgtgtgaaagcaagaaaagaaagatatgaaaACAGTGATAAATACAGAGATAGAGAAAAACGAGAAGTCAGTGTTGAATCTTCAGAAAGAAATCGAGACAGAAAGGAAAGCAGCCCAAATTCTAGGACAAAGGATAGGTTTCTTAACCAGGAAAGAGCCAGTAAAATGAGAGACAtggaaaaggacaaagaaagaaaCCCAGAGAAACCCCCTAGTTCTGAAGCGTCATTGGGAGCAAAACACAGAATCACAGAGGAATGCCAAGAGACAGGCaaagaacaagagaagccacatgaGACAGTGAACAAGTTTGCAAAGCGGAGCAATGAAGAGACTGTAATGTCAGCAAGAGACAGATACTTGGCCCGGCAAATGGCAAGGATTAACGCAAAGACATATATTGAGAAAGAAGATGATTGA
- the NSRP1 gene encoding nuclear speckle splicing regulatory protein 1 isoform X3, which translates to MTGRETSVSESLQREAAKKQAMKQTKLEIQKALAEDSTVYEYDSIYDEMQKKKEESNPKLLLGKDRKPKYIHNLLKAVEIRKKEQEKRMEKKIQREREMEKGEFDDKEAFVTSAYKKKLQERAEEEERERRAAALEARLDVTKQRDLSGFYRHLLNQAVGEEEVPTCSFREARSGIKEEKSKGYSDEVSSESRIPHENCISRTGVKVEENPDADSDFDAKSSENDETEENKVNCRREKGTETLQNDSKHHRNPTHSPSSSEEREHGTKCHTKSSKSRGHEKREGQHRERPSREQDSYYTDRDSRKEKKDSHRHRESSHRDAHWKRHEQERLRGRDERERNDREWKREKDREKYPSREQERHRQRNNYDRHNEKGCEKEEKSKEKEERVKARKERYENSDKYRDREKREVSVESSERNRDRKESSPNSRTKDRFLNQERASKMRDMEKDKERNPEKPPSSEASLGAKHRITEECQETGKEQEKPHETVNKFAKRSNEETVMSARDRYLARQMARINAKTYIEKEDD; encoded by the exons ATGACTGGAAGAGAG aCCTCCGTGAGTGAAAGCCTTCAGAGGGAAGCTGCCAAGAAGCAAGCAATGAAACAG accaaacTTGAAATTCAGAAGGCTCTTGCAGAAGATTCTACTGTATATGAATATGACAGTATTTATGATGAAatgcagaaaaagaaggaagaaagtaacCCCAAATTGCTTTTGGGAAAAGACCGAAAG CCCAAGTACATTCACAACTTACTGAAAGCAGTTGAAATTagaaaaaaggaacaagaaaaaagaatggaaaagaaaatacagagagaaCGAGAAATGGAAAAGGGAGAATTTGATGATAAAGAGGCATTCGTAACATCTGCTTATAAGAAAAAACTGCAAGAGAGAGctgaagaggaagaaagggaaagaagagctGCTGCACTTGAAG CACGTTTGGATGTAACCAAGCAGAGAGATCTCAGTGGATTTTATAGGCACCTATTAAATCAAGCAGTTGGTGAAGAGGAAGTACCTACATGCAGCTTTCGTGAAGCCAG gtctggaataaaagaagagaaatcaaaagGATATTCTGATGAAGTAAGTTCAGAGAGCAGAATACCTCATGAGAACTGCATTAGCCGAACTGGTGTGAAAGTAGAGGAAAACCCAGATGCAGACAGTGACTTTGATGCTAAGAGCAGTGAGAATGATGAAACGGAGGAAAATAAAGTGAACTGCAGAAGGGAAAAGGGCACAGAGACCTTACAAAATGACTCCAAGCATCACAGGAATCCCACCCACTCACCGTCATCTAGTGAGGAAAGAGAACATGGTACCAAATGCCACACAAAAAGTTCCAAGTCAAGAGGACATGAGAAAAGGGAAGGTCAACACCGAGAGAGACCATCCAGGGAGCAGGACAGCTATTACACTGACCGTGATTCtcgaaaagaaaaaaaggattccCATAGGCACAGAGAGTCCAGTCACAGAGATGCACACTGGAAGAGGCATGAACAAGAGAGACTGAGGGGAAGAGacgagagagaaagaaatgacagagaGTGGAAAAGGGAGAAAGACAGGGAGAAATATCCCTCCAGAGAACAGGAAAGACACAGACAACGAAATAATTATGACCGACACAATGAGAAAGGATgcgagaaggaagagaaaagcaaagaaaaggaagagcgtgtgaaagcaagaaaagaaagatatgaaaACAGTGATAAATACAGAGATAGAGAAAAACGAGAAGTCAGTGTTGAATCTTCAGAAAGAAATCGAGACAGAAAGGAAAGCAGCCCAAATTCTAGGACAAAGGATAGGTTTCTTAACCAGGAAAGAGCCAGTAAAATGAGAGACAtggaaaaggacaaagaaagaaaCCCAGAGAAACCCCCTAGTTCTGAAGCGTCATTGGGAGCAAAACACAGAATCACAGAGGAATGCCAAGAGACAGGCaaagaacaagagaagccacatgaGACAGTGAACAAGTTTGCAAAGCGGAGCAATGAAGAGACTGTAATGTCAGCAAGAGACAGATACTTGGCCCGGCAAATGGCAAGGATTAACGCAAAGACATATATTGAGAAAGAAGATGATTGA
- the NSRP1 gene encoding nuclear speckle splicing regulatory protein 1 isoform X2 — protein sequence MRTKRKCSQTSVSESLQREAAKKQAMKQTKLEIQKALAEDSTVYEYDSIYDEMQKKKEESNPKLLLGKDRKPKYIHNLLKAVEIRKKEQEKRMEKKIQREREMEKGEFDDKEAFVTSAYKKKLQERAEEEERERRAAALEARLDVTKQRDLSGFYRHLLNQAVGEEEVPTCSFREARSGIKEEKSKGYSDEVSSESRIPHENCISRTGVKVEENPDADSDFDAKSSENDETEENKVNCRREKGTETLQNDSKHHRNPTHSPSSSEEREHGTKCHTKSSKSRGHEKREGQHRERPSREQDSYYTDRDSRKEKKDSHRHRESSHRDAHWKRHEQERLRGRDERERNDREWKREKDREKYPSREQERHRQRNNYDRHNEKGCEKEEKSKEKEERVKARKERYENSDKYRDREKREVSVESSERNRDRKESSPNSRTKDRFLNQERASKMRDMEKDKERNPEKPPSSEASLGAKHRITEECQETGKEQEKPHETVNKFAKRSNEETVMSARDRYLARQMARINAKTYIEKEDD from the exons aCCTCCGTGAGTGAAAGCCTTCAGAGGGAAGCTGCCAAGAAGCAAGCAATGAAACAG accaaacTTGAAATTCAGAAGGCTCTTGCAGAAGATTCTACTGTATATGAATATGACAGTATTTATGATGAAatgcagaaaaagaaggaagaaagtaacCCCAAATTGCTTTTGGGAAAAGACCGAAAG CCCAAGTACATTCACAACTTACTGAAAGCAGTTGAAATTagaaaaaaggaacaagaaaaaagaatggaaaagaaaatacagagagaaCGAGAAATGGAAAAGGGAGAATTTGATGATAAAGAGGCATTCGTAACATCTGCTTATAAGAAAAAACTGCAAGAGAGAGctgaagaggaagaaagggaaagaagagctGCTGCACTTGAAG CACGTTTGGATGTAACCAAGCAGAGAGATCTCAGTGGATTTTATAGGCACCTATTAAATCAAGCAGTTGGTGAAGAGGAAGTACCTACATGCAGCTTTCGTGAAGCCAG gtctggaataaaagaagagaaatcaaaagGATATTCTGATGAAGTAAGTTCAGAGAGCAGAATACCTCATGAGAACTGCATTAGCCGAACTGGTGTGAAAGTAGAGGAAAACCCAGATGCAGACAGTGACTTTGATGCTAAGAGCAGTGAGAATGATGAAACGGAGGAAAATAAAGTGAACTGCAGAAGGGAAAAGGGCACAGAGACCTTACAAAATGACTCCAAGCATCACAGGAATCCCACCCACTCACCGTCATCTAGTGAGGAAAGAGAACATGGTACCAAATGCCACACAAAAAGTTCCAAGTCAAGAGGACATGAGAAAAGGGAAGGTCAACACCGAGAGAGACCATCCAGGGAGCAGGACAGCTATTACACTGACCGTGATTCtcgaaaagaaaaaaaggattccCATAGGCACAGAGAGTCCAGTCACAGAGATGCACACTGGAAGAGGCATGAACAAGAGAGACTGAGGGGAAGAGacgagagagaaagaaatgacagagaGTGGAAAAGGGAGAAAGACAGGGAGAAATATCCCTCCAGAGAACAGGAAAGACACAGACAACGAAATAATTATGACCGACACAATGAGAAAGGATgcgagaaggaagagaaaagcaaagaaaaggaagagcgtgtgaaagcaagaaaagaaagatatgaaaACAGTGATAAATACAGAGATAGAGAAAAACGAGAAGTCAGTGTTGAATCTTCAGAAAGAAATCGAGACAGAAAGGAAAGCAGCCCAAATTCTAGGACAAAGGATAGGTTTCTTAACCAGGAAAGAGCCAGTAAAATGAGAGACAtggaaaaggacaaagaaagaaaCCCAGAGAAACCCCCTAGTTCTGAAGCGTCATTGGGAGCAAAACACAGAATCACAGAGGAATGCCAAGAGACAGGCaaagaacaagagaagccacatgaGACAGTGAACAAGTTTGCAAAGCGGAGCAATGAAGAGACTGTAATGTCAGCAAGAGACAGATACTTGGCCCGGCAAATGGCAAGGATTAACGCAAAGACATATATTGAGAAAGAAGATGATTGA
- the NSRP1 gene encoding nuclear speckle splicing regulatory protein 1 isoform X1: MAIPGRQYGLILPKKAQQLHPVLQKPSVFGNDSDDDDDETSVSESLQREAAKKQAMKQTKLEIQKALAEDSTVYEYDSIYDEMQKKKEESNPKLLLGKDRKPKYIHNLLKAVEIRKKEQEKRMEKKIQREREMEKGEFDDKEAFVTSAYKKKLQERAEEEERERRAAALEARLDVTKQRDLSGFYRHLLNQAVGEEEVPTCSFREARSGIKEEKSKGYSDEVSSESRIPHENCISRTGVKVEENPDADSDFDAKSSENDETEENKVNCRREKGTETLQNDSKHHRNPTHSPSSSEEREHGTKCHTKSSKSRGHEKREGQHRERPSREQDSYYTDRDSRKEKKDSHRHRESSHRDAHWKRHEQERLRGRDERERNDREWKREKDREKYPSREQERHRQRNNYDRHNEKGCEKEEKSKEKEERVKARKERYENSDKYRDREKREVSVESSERNRDRKESSPNSRTKDRFLNQERASKMRDMEKDKERNPEKPPSSEASLGAKHRITEECQETGKEQEKPHETVNKFAKRSNEETVMSARDRYLARQMARINAKTYIEKEDD, translated from the exons aCCTCCGTGAGTGAAAGCCTTCAGAGGGAAGCTGCCAAGAAGCAAGCAATGAAACAG accaaacTTGAAATTCAGAAGGCTCTTGCAGAAGATTCTACTGTATATGAATATGACAGTATTTATGATGAAatgcagaaaaagaaggaagaaagtaacCCCAAATTGCTTTTGGGAAAAGACCGAAAG CCCAAGTACATTCACAACTTACTGAAAGCAGTTGAAATTagaaaaaaggaacaagaaaaaagaatggaaaagaaaatacagagagaaCGAGAAATGGAAAAGGGAGAATTTGATGATAAAGAGGCATTCGTAACATCTGCTTATAAGAAAAAACTGCAAGAGAGAGctgaagaggaagaaagggaaagaagagctGCTGCACTTGAAG CACGTTTGGATGTAACCAAGCAGAGAGATCTCAGTGGATTTTATAGGCACCTATTAAATCAAGCAGTTGGTGAAGAGGAAGTACCTACATGCAGCTTTCGTGAAGCCAG gtctggaataaaagaagagaaatcaaaagGATATTCTGATGAAGTAAGTTCAGAGAGCAGAATACCTCATGAGAACTGCATTAGCCGAACTGGTGTGAAAGTAGAGGAAAACCCAGATGCAGACAGTGACTTTGATGCTAAGAGCAGTGAGAATGATGAAACGGAGGAAAATAAAGTGAACTGCAGAAGGGAAAAGGGCACAGAGACCTTACAAAATGACTCCAAGCATCACAGGAATCCCACCCACTCACCGTCATCTAGTGAGGAAAGAGAACATGGTACCAAATGCCACACAAAAAGTTCCAAGTCAAGAGGACATGAGAAAAGGGAAGGTCAACACCGAGAGAGACCATCCAGGGAGCAGGACAGCTATTACACTGACCGTGATTCtcgaaaagaaaaaaaggattccCATAGGCACAGAGAGTCCAGTCACAGAGATGCACACTGGAAGAGGCATGAACAAGAGAGACTGAGGGGAAGAGacgagagagaaagaaatgacagagaGTGGAAAAGGGAGAAAGACAGGGAGAAATATCCCTCCAGAGAACAGGAAAGACACAGACAACGAAATAATTATGACCGACACAATGAGAAAGGATgcgagaaggaagagaaaagcaaagaaaaggaagagcgtgtgaaagcaagaaaagaaagatatgaaaACAGTGATAAATACAGAGATAGAGAAAAACGAGAAGTCAGTGTTGAATCTTCAGAAAGAAATCGAGACAGAAAGGAAAGCAGCCCAAATTCTAGGACAAAGGATAGGTTTCTTAACCAGGAAAGAGCCAGTAAAATGAGAGACAtggaaaaggacaaagaaagaaaCCCAGAGAAACCCCCTAGTTCTGAAGCGTCATTGGGAGCAAAACACAGAATCACAGAGGAATGCCAAGAGACAGGCaaagaacaagagaagccacatgaGACAGTGAACAAGTTTGCAAAGCGGAGCAATGAAGAGACTGTAATGTCAGCAAGAGACAGATACTTGGCCCGGCAAATGGCAAGGATTAACGCAAAGACATATATTGAGAAAGAAGATGATTGA